One window of Alkaliphilus metalliredigens QYMF genomic DNA carries:
- a CDS encoding AzlC family ABC transporter permease, which produces MNRINKTIDISQNLHPKSINALDDFKTGFKKALPIIIGYFPIAISFGVIASQSGLSLFHMTFMSLVVYAGASQFMAANMLMMGALGIELIIATFILNFRHFIMSFSLMKTLNTLPKSWKTPLSLGVTDETFAMISLLSKQEDQPISHHMTLGIMLGSYISWVIGTFFGGLLGMFIPAMISDSMSIALYAMFIALLVPAITDQWKVGIVAAASGLFCWFFSLFLGSGWAIVFATLIGSFIGSFLTLEE; this is translated from the coding sequence ATGAATAGAATTAATAAAACAATAGATATATCCCAAAACCTTCATCCTAAAAGCATCAATGCACTTGATGACTTCAAAACAGGATTCAAAAAAGCCTTACCTATTATCATTGGTTATTTTCCAATTGCCATTTCATTTGGTGTCATCGCCTCTCAATCAGGTCTTTCTCTATTTCATATGACTTTCATGTCACTGGTTGTCTATGCCGGGGCCAGCCAATTCATGGCTGCAAATATGCTTATGATGGGCGCTTTAGGTATAGAACTCATTATTGCCACTTTTATCTTGAACTTTAGACATTTCATTATGAGTTTTTCTTTAATGAAAACCCTAAATACCCTTCCAAAATCCTGGAAAACACCACTTTCCTTAGGGGTTACCGATGAAACCTTTGCCATGATTTCTTTATTGAGTAAACAGGAGGATCAGCCAATTAGCCACCATATGACCCTCGGCATCATGTTAGGTTCTTATATTTCCTGGGTAATTGGAACATTCTTCGGAGGCTTACTAGGTATGTTCATCCCTGCGATGATTAGTGACAGCATGTCTATTGCACTTTATGCAATGTTCATTGCACTTTTAGTCCCGGCTATTACGGATCAATGGAAAGTTGGCATCGTAGCAGCAGCAAGTGGCTTGTTCTGTTGGTTTTTCAGTCTTTTTTTAGGTTCTG